The following are encoded in a window of Salvelinus sp. IW2-2015 unplaced genomic scaffold, ASM291031v2 Un_scaffold1668, whole genome shotgun sequence genomic DNA:
- the txndc15 gene encoding LOW QUALITY PROTEIN: thioredoxin domain-containing protein 15 (The sequence of the model RefSeq protein was modified relative to this genomic sequence to represent the inferred CDS: deleted 1 base in 1 codon): protein MSRISSRLMLTCIVWFTIYVSEIKKASSVTAQENDEIPEFKFSEDVASDMENIPKFVGMEDLESQPKRQYKTAEIADAVMGTELPVNPAGIESLIPKNVKDFQTGFSPLCDDEAKCPSPLTQEESKNSEPMEPVILGMVHVDAMTNEEQNSTETTKTYKVNCDKRNITGMDNFTVQVLNASQDLMEFLNVNGTECSLVLFFTTWCQFSANLAPHFNALPRVFPGMHFLALDASQHSSLSTRFGTVAVPNILLFQGVKPMARFNQTDRNLETLVSFIANQTGFEVSPDQNVTEEDLSGPLPNVPVKSIDWLLVFSILFISGFTTYAILRTDSIRWLIPGQEHEHQD from the exons ATGTCCAGAATATCAAGTAGGCTCATGTTGACATGTATTGTATGGTTTACGATTTATGTTTCTGAAATAAAGAAAGCATCGTCAGTAACAGCTCAAG AGAATGATGAAATACCAGAATTCAAGTTCTCTGAGGATGTGGCCTCTGATATGGAAAATATTCCCAAATTTGTGGGAATGGAGGACCTTGAGTCTCAGCCAAAGAGGCAGTACAAGACTGCAGAGATCGCAGACGCGGTAATGGGAACCGAACTACCTGTCAACCCAGCAGGAATCGAGTCACTGATCCCCAAGAATGTGAAAGACTTTCAGACAGGGTTCTCGCCACTCTGCGACGATGAGGCAAAATGTCCCTCACCTTTGACCCAAGAGGAGTCCAAGAATTCAGAACCCATGGAACCAGTCATATTGGGGATGGTCCACGTAGACGCCATGACAAATGAAGAACAGAACTCCACAGAAACTACAAAGACTTACAAAGTCAACTGTGATAAAAGGAACATAACAGGGATGGACAACTTCACAGTGCAGGTCCTAAATGCCTCACAG gACTTGATGGAGTTCCTGAATGTAAATGGC ACAGAGTGCTCTCTGGTATTGTTCTTCACTACCTGGTGCCAGTTCTCTGCCAATCTGGCACCTCACTTCAACGCACTGCCCCGGGTCTTCCCCGGCATGCACTTCTTGGCACTGGACGCCTCCCAGCATAGCAG tctctccacaCGGTTTGGGACTGTAGCAGTTCCCAACATCCTCCTGTTTCAAGGTGTGAAACCAATGGCCAGATTCAACCAGACTGACAGAAACCTGGAGACTCTGGTGTCTTTCATAGCTAATCAGACAG GTTTCGAAGTGAGCCCAGATCAGAATGTAACAGAGGAGGACTTATCTGGACCTCTTCCCAATGTCCCAGTGAAGAGTATTGATTGGCTGCTGGTGTTCTCCATCTTGTTCATCTCCGGCTTTACCACCTACGCCATCCTACGGACTGACAGCATCCGCTGGCTCATCCCAGGCCAAGAGCATGAGCACCAGGACTAA
- the LOC112071620 gene encoding UPF0461 protein C5orf24 homolog has protein sequence MMRQVTNNNDYCMSGRPSCLAEDGRHPTSHFDLCTAQSNKFYQAPPPPPLQMTLPPLPLPPQNTLKPMPCQRQNGLSEPQAVGITNNEKPEDSKKKKNPGRSGRRGRPSGTTKSAGYRTSTGRPLGTTKAAGFKTSPGRPLGTTKAAGYKVSPGRPPGSIKTLSRLNKLGYGTCSAAAFPYTMMNKGSLCEPSCKEKETNE, from the coding sequence ATGATGCGTCAGGTGACCAACAACAATGACTATTGCATGAGTGGCAGGCCGTCATGCCTGGCAGAAGATGGTCGACACCCCACCAGTCACTTTGACCTATGCACTGCCCAGTCCAACAAGTTCTACCAAGCTCCCCCGCCCCCTCCCTTGCAAATGACCTTGCCCCCTCTGCCCCTGCCACCCCAGAACACCCTGAAACCAATGCCTTGTCAGAGGCAGAATGGCCTCAGTGAACCCCAAGCTGTTGGAATCACGAACAATGAAAAGCCAGAAGACTCCAAGAAAAAGAAAAACCCGGggaggtctggaaggagaggaagaccTTCGGGGACCACTAAATCAGCAGGTTACAGGACCAGCACAGGGAGGCCTCTAGGAACCACCAAGGCAGCCGGGTTCAAGACCAGCCCAGGGAGACCCCTGGGAACGACCAAGGCAGCGGGATATAAGGTCAGCCCTGGTAGGCCCCCTGGCAGTATCAAGACCCTGTCTCGCCTCAACAAACTAGGCTATGGTACGTGTAGCGCCGCAGCATTCCCCTACACTATGATGAACAAAGGAAGCCTCTGCGAACCCTCGTGCAAGGAAAAGGAGACCAACGAGTAA